In uncultured Bacteroides sp., the following proteins share a genomic window:
- a CDS encoding HU family DNA-binding protein, with translation MAFRYRVKTKCSALKEKEIKYYAVPIRNEKVHIDYLAEELSHRCSLSKGDILSTLSGLVDLMEEHIHNGDSVYLDNLGIFTLSATSDGFNTPEECTPSKVRAQKICFRADNKLKKNLQFVQFERDKHDVE, from the coding sequence ATGGCATTCAGATATAGAGTAAAAACAAAATGTTCTGCACTGAAAGAAAAAGAGATAAAATATTACGCAGTTCCCATCCGTAATGAGAAAGTACATATAGACTACCTGGCCGAAGAACTTTCACATCGTTGTTCCCTGTCAAAAGGGGATATTTTATCAACTTTGTCGGGCTTGGTAGATTTAATGGAGGAGCATATTCACAACGGAGACAGTGTTTATCTTGATAATCTGGGTATCTTCACCCTTTCCGCCACCAGTGATGGTTTCAATACACCCGAAGAATGTACCCCCTCAAAGGTCAGGGCACAGAAAATCTGCTTCAGAGCTGATAACAAACTAAAGAAAAACCTCCAGTTTGTGCAGTTTGAGAGAGATAAACACGACGTTGAATAA
- a CDS encoding AraC family transcriptional regulator encodes MEIKSSTREEYLKRVNIVVDYINNHLDEELDLQKLAEMSNLSTYHFHRIMKAFLGEPLGAYIIRVRLETTVRLLRYTDLPVEQIAYSVGYEMPSSLSKSFKQFYDITPQEYRNNKNFVIMKPVQLNPDLKLKSPKVIELETKKAIYIRLNGAYSELDFCGTWTRLWAYVKEEKLFSAGIEHISIYHDDPKVTTSEKLRTDVCLVLPKPVEPKGEIGVKEIAGGKYAVFSYQGPYTNLGIVYDTIFAQWLPGSGYELRNAPLFEKYVNDPSRTEEAKLKTEIYIPLL; translated from the coding sequence ATGGAAATAAAATCATCAACACGAGAAGAATATTTGAAAAGAGTGAACATTGTGGTCGATTATATTAATAACCACCTCGACGAGGAACTTGACCTGCAGAAACTGGCAGAGATGTCTAACCTGTCAACTTATCATTTTCATCGCATCATGAAAGCTTTTCTGGGAGAGCCGCTTGGGGCTTATATTATACGAGTGAGACTGGAAACGACTGTCCGGTTACTTCGGTACACTGACCTTCCGGTGGAACAGATTGCCTATAGCGTGGGATATGAGATGCCTTCCTCATTATCAAAATCATTCAAACAATTTTATGATATAACTCCTCAAGAGTATCGCAACAATAAAAACTTTGTAATTATGAAACCAGTACAATTAAATCCTGATTTGAAACTAAAATCGCCCAAGGTGATTGAGTTGGAAACTAAAAAAGCTATTTACATCCGCCTTAACGGAGCCTATTCAGAGCTAGATTTTTGTGGAACATGGACCCGGCTTTGGGCTTATGTAAAAGAGGAGAAACTTTTCTCGGCCGGCATTGAGCATATCAGCATCTATCACGATGATCCTAAAGTTACAACCTCGGAAAAGTTGCGGACAGACGTTTGCCTGGTTCTGCCAAAACCTGTGGAACCCAAAGGAGAGATAGGAGTAAAAGAAATCGCAGGAGGAAAGTATGCCGTTTTCTCGTATCAGGGTCCATACACAAACCTGGGGATTGTATACGATACCATCTTTGCTCAGTGGCTTCCCGGTAGTGGGTATGAACTTCGTAACGCTCCGCTGTTTGAAAAATATGTCAATGATCCGTCCCGTACGGAAGAAGCCAAACTGAAAACGGAGATTTATATTCCGTTGCTGTAA
- a CDS encoding TlpA disulfide reductase family protein has protein sequence MKNNICKMKYRIYISIFFVLSQFLYLRAQSVPPTVELKKAQISGKIICKTKNPQFPTLVHITISSPVSGQAPDLETKTDSEGNFMFNVDLETFPAMAALNSNINPPSYISLVISNKKTEVSIYYNSSNEIDSITGVSSFKDAINEPIILNKLLDYHSERPRMILYDKEPNVLPQYADTIIEEGLNKLVTNSVLTDSMNNILSKDFTLIMYNLYVLDYKTQMIQNYMSIHKRKPDNSVHFFTPTKQYYAFLKKFDLNNPEYLYCLNYPLFIRAILDNEILDIPPIDDWLTAVKKDMIELTGLKDGLFYDMLVSNSYSKQLLNQAKPLSEKQKENILSYFKNKSFVDILLKINDYVLQQGDITSNINKTPIVKESKTNPQGKLVDEIAARYKNKVVLVDFWATWCNPCRKAISEMKELKKELKNRDVVFVYVTNGTSPKKLCQELIEGIGGEHYYLTGKEWESISGSKKYGFNGIPTYLIFDKKGDLKQKFTAFPGVDKVKEAIEKYF, from the coding sequence ATGAAAAACAACATTTGTAAAATGAAATATAGAATTTATATTTCGATTTTTTTTGTGTTATCACAGTTTTTATATCTAAGAGCACAATCGGTGCCACCCACGGTAGAACTGAAAAAAGCTCAAATATCTGGAAAAATTATTTGTAAAACTAAAAATCCTCAATTCCCAACTTTAGTACATATAACAATTTCTTCACCTGTTAGCGGGCAAGCTCCTGATTTGGAAACCAAGACAGATTCGGAAGGTAATTTTATGTTTAATGTTGATTTAGAAACATTTCCAGCAATGGCTGCTTTAAATTCAAATATTAATCCTCCTTCATATATTTCTCTTGTTATAAGTAATAAAAAAACAGAAGTTTCTATTTATTATAATTCCTCTAATGAAATAGATAGCATTACAGGTGTTTCTTCTTTTAAGGATGCAATAAATGAACCTATTATTTTAAATAAATTACTAGACTATCATTCTGAAAGGCCAAGAATGATACTATATGACAAAGAACCTAATGTTTTGCCTCAATACGCTGATACAATTATAGAAGAAGGGTTGAATAAATTAGTAACTAATTCCGTTTTAACTGACAGTATGAATAATATTTTATCTAAAGATTTTACATTAATTATGTATAATTTGTATGTGCTTGATTATAAAACACAAATGATTCAAAATTATATGTCTATTCATAAACGGAAACCGGATAATTCTGTGCATTTTTTTACTCCAACCAAACAGTACTATGCATTTTTGAAGAAATTTGATTTAAATAATCCAGAATATTTATATTGCCTTAATTACCCCCTATTTATACGAGCAATATTAGATAATGAAATTTTAGACATTCCCCCCATTGATGATTGGTTGACTGCTGTCAAAAAAGATATGATTGAATTAACAGGGTTAAAAGATGGACTTTTTTATGATATGTTGGTTTCTAACTCTTATTCCAAGCAATTGCTTAATCAAGCAAAACCTTTGTCTGAAAAGCAGAAAGAAAATATCTTAAGCTATTTTAAAAATAAATCATTTGTAGATATTTTACTGAAAATAAATGATTATGTGCTACAACAAGGAGATATAACATCAAATATCAATAAAACTCCGATAGTTAAAGAGAGCAAAACAAATCCTCAAGGAAAGTTGGTAGATGAAATAGCTGCCAGATACAAAAATAAAGTTGTTTTAGTCGATTTTTGGGCTACTTGGTGCAATCCCTGCAGAAAAGCAATTTCTGAAATGAAGGAGTTGAAAAAAGAATTAAAAAATAGAGATGTTGTATTTGTTTATGTTACGAATGGCACTTCTCCAAAGAAACTGTGTCAAGAATTAATTGAAGGTATCGGAGGTGAACATTATTATTTAACCGGAAAAGAATGGGAAAGTATTTCAGGTTCAAAAAAATATGGATTTAATGGCATTCCCACATATTTAATTTTTGATAAAAAAGGCGATTTGAAACAGAAGTTCACAGCTTTCCCGGGTGTGGATAAAGTAAAAGAGGCGATTGAAAAGTATTTCTAA
- a CDS encoding TonB-dependent receptor: MKKKVQMLVGLTLIGSSSFAQVKDSLRLVRLQEVQVVGTRATAKTPVAFSNVSKEQIRKQNFGQDIPFLLTMTPSVVVTSDAGAGVGYTGIRVRGTDASRINVTANGVPMNDAESHTLYWVDMPDFASSIEDIQIQRGAGTSTNGAGAFGGSINMKTESISALPYAEVNGSYGSFNTHKETFKVGTGLLKSRWAFDARISNIGSDGYIDRASTNMKSFFAQAGYYGDNDILKFIVFGGKEKTYHAWNGISKSQLEKDRRYNTCGEITDVDGNVTGFYKDQTDNYIQTNYQMLYTHIFLPAWNMNVTLHYTDGEGYYQEYKNGRTLKEYGLQPWVYYGKLIEESDLVRQKKMDNGFGGGVFSLNYSAGKLQASFGGAANEYKGNNFGKVIWIKNYFNTQLDPDHEYYRNNSDKTDANVYLKANYELLAGLNAYGDLQYRHIHYTIDGLNDKWDWTKTPGGMQTLAVDNNYNFFNPKAGLFWQMNKNNTAYASFSVAQKEPTRNNFTDAKFGKTPSSERLFDYEAGYTYNDSRFLVGVNFYYMKYKDQLILTGQTNDIGEPLADNVPDSYRAGMEYMLGAKITSWLRWDGNATFSQNKIKNYTEYLDNYDANWKPLYTQTARYVGKTTIAYSPDVIANSMITLTFKNWDAALQSSYVSKQFLNNSEQEDCKLDAYFVNNLRLGYTFSLPAVKSIHVGLSINNLFNEKYESNGWGGSSYVIDADGSKTRYNDAGYFAQAGTNILAGITLKF; this comes from the coding sequence ATGAAAAAGAAAGTACAGATGCTTGTCGGCTTAACACTGATTGGCTCATCGTCTTTTGCGCAGGTAAAGGATAGCCTGCGTTTAGTAAGACTGCAGGAAGTGCAGGTAGTAGGAACACGCGCAACGGCTAAGACTCCGGTTGCATTCTCAAATGTAAGTAAGGAACAAATCAGGAAACAGAACTTTGGGCAGGATATTCCATTCTTGCTCACAATGACTCCTTCGGTTGTAGTAACATCGGATGCGGGAGCAGGAGTAGGGTACACTGGCATAAGAGTTCGTGGAACGGATGCTTCGCGCATAAATGTCACGGCAAATGGAGTGCCAATGAATGATGCTGAGTCGCACACGTTGTATTGGGTAGATATGCCCGACTTTGCTTCGTCTATTGAAGACATACAGATTCAGCGCGGAGCCGGAACTTCTACTAATGGTGCCGGTGCGTTTGGAGGTAGTATTAATATGAAAACGGAATCAATCTCTGCTTTGCCTTATGCTGAAGTTAACGGTTCGTATGGTTCGTTCAATACGCACAAGGAAACGTTCAAAGTGGGAACCGGATTGCTGAAGAGCCGATGGGCATTCGATGCGCGTATCTCCAACATTGGATCGGACGGATACATTGACCGGGCTTCTACAAATATGAAGTCATTCTTTGCTCAGGCTGGATATTACGGAGATAATGATATCCTGAAATTCATAGTTTTTGGTGGTAAGGAGAAAACTTATCATGCATGGAACGGAATCAGCAAGTCTCAACTGGAGAAAGATCGTCGCTACAATACTTGTGGTGAAATAACAGACGTTGATGGTAATGTGACTGGTTTTTATAAGGATCAGACAGATAATTATATTCAGACCAATTACCAGATGCTCTATACTCATATCTTCTTACCAGCCTGGAACATGAATGTAACTTTGCATTATACAGATGGTGAAGGTTACTATCAGGAGTATAAGAACGGACGTACTTTGAAGGAGTACGGACTTCAGCCTTGGGTGTATTATGGTAAACTGATAGAGGAGAGTGATTTAGTTCGTCAGAAAAAAATGGATAATGGTTTTGGCGGCGGTGTATTTTCTCTGAACTATTCTGCCGGTAAGTTACAGGCTTCTTTTGGTGGAGCTGCCAATGAATATAAAGGCAATAACTTTGGAAAGGTGATCTGGATAAAAAACTATTTTAATACTCAGCTTGATCCTGATCATGAATATTATCGCAACAATTCAGATAAAACGGATGCCAATGTTTATTTGAAAGCAAACTATGAACTGTTGGCCGGACTCAATGCTTATGGTGATTTGCAGTATCGCCATATTCATTATACTATTGATGGATTGAATGACAAATGGGACTGGACCAAAACTCCTGGTGGCATGCAGACTTTGGCTGTAGACAACAACTATAACTTCTTTAATCCAAAAGCTGGTTTGTTTTGGCAGATGAATAAAAACAATACAGCTTATGCTTCATTCTCTGTGGCTCAGAAAGAACCTACACGTAACAACTTTACGGATGCTAAGTTCGGTAAGACACCTTCTTCAGAAAGATTGTTCGACTATGAAGCAGGATACACTTATAATGATTCACGCTTCCTTGTAGGTGTGAACTTCTACTACATGAAGTATAAAGATCAGCTTATACTTACCGGACAAACAAACGATATAGGTGAACCATTGGCCGATAATGTTCCTGATAGTTACCGTGCCGGAATGGAATATATGCTTGGAGCTAAGATTACTTCCTGGTTAAGATGGGATGGTAATGCTACTTTTAGTCAGAACAAGATTAAGAACTATACAGAATATCTGGATAACTATGATGCTAACTGGAAACCTTTATATACTCAGACTGCTCGTTATGTAGGAAAAACTACCATTGCATATTCACCGGATGTAATAGCTAATAGCATGATTACGTTGACTTTTAAAAACTGGGATGCAGCTTTACAATCAAGTTATGTGAGCAAACAGTTTCTTAATAACTCTGAGCAGGAAGATTGCAAACTTGATGCTTACTTTGTGAATAATCTGCGTTTAGGTTATACATTTAGCTTGCCAGCTGTGAAATCAATTCACGTTGGCCTTTCTATAAACAACCTGTTTAATGAAAAGTATGAAAGCAATGGTTGGGGAGGTAGCTCTTATGTGATTGACGCAGACGGAAGTAAAACTCGCTATAACGATGCTGGTTATTTTGCACAGGCCGGAACAAACATTTTGGCTGGTATTACGTTAAAATTCTGA
- the pnuC gene encoding nicotinamide riboside transporter PnuC translates to MDYLEIIGTLVGLLYLYLEYKASIYLWFAGVVMPFIYIYVFYAAGLYADMGINIYYLLAGLYGLLMWMKKPEQKGEERFISSTPIKYYFPIIVTFAVLYAGISFLLIRFTDSTVPYADGFVTALSIIGMWMLAYKYIEQWLVWVVVDIACTVLYVYKGLYPTSILYGLYSVIAVFGYFKWKKMMLYNALKDEKIPVTDNH, encoded by the coding sequence ATGGATTATCTTGAAATTATAGGCACACTAGTAGGCTTGCTTTATCTCTATCTGGAGTATAAAGCAAGCATCTATTTGTGGTTTGCCGGAGTAGTGATGCCTTTTATTTATATTTATGTGTTCTATGCGGCGGGACTCTATGCCGACATGGGAATTAATATCTATTATCTGCTGGCAGGTCTTTATGGATTGCTTATGTGGATGAAGAAACCCGAACAAAAAGGAGAGGAGAGGTTTATTTCCAGCACTCCTATAAAGTACTATTTCCCAATAATTGTTACCTTTGCCGTGCTTTATGCCGGAATATCTTTTCTGTTGATTCGGTTTACAGATAGCACAGTTCCTTATGCCGACGGATTTGTAACCGCACTTAGTATCATTGGAATGTGGATGTTGGCATATAAGTATATAGAACAATGGCTGGTTTGGGTTGTTGTGGATATTGCCTGCACTGTTTTGTATGTTTACAAAGGCCTTTATCCCACATCCATACTTTACGGACTATATTCTGTGATAGCTGTTTTTGGCTATTTCAAATGGAAAAAGATGATGCTTTATAATGCACTGAAAGATGAAAAGATACCCGTTACTGACAATCACTGA
- a CDS encoding thiamine diphosphokinase translates to MKRYPLLTITDTPSAIILANGDYPVHPLPLALLAKTNYVVCCDGATDEFVRAGRIPAAIVGDGDSLSELNKKQFASILHSVPDQDTNDLTKAFNYCLQQGKKKILILGATGKREDHTLGNISLLAEYICEADVEMVTDYGVFTPISEDCEFESYPGQQVSIFNLSNAVMSQEKLQYTLPPLLQWWQGTLNASLSNHFIIHTTGKAIVFRAY, encoded by the coding sequence ATGAAAAGATACCCGTTACTGACAATCACTGATACTCCTTCCGCTATTATTCTGGCTAATGGAGACTATCCCGTACATCCGCTGCCGTTGGCTCTTCTGGCTAAAACCAATTATGTGGTTTGCTGTGACGGAGCTACCGATGAGTTTGTACGTGCAGGAAGAATCCCTGCTGCCATTGTTGGTGATGGTGATTCGCTTTCAGAACTTAATAAAAAGCAATTTGCAAGCATCCTTCATTCAGTACCCGATCAGGATACAAACGATCTCACAAAAGCTTTTAATTATTGCTTGCAGCAAGGCAAAAAGAAAATACTTATCTTAGGAGCAACAGGTAAAAGAGAAGACCACACCTTAGGAAATATCAGTCTGCTGGCAGAATATATTTGTGAGGCTGATGTGGAAATGGTAACCGATTACGGTGTATTTACTCCTATCTCTGAAGATTGTGAATTTGAGAGCTATCCTGGTCAGCAGGTTTCTATCTTCAACCTTTCAAATGCTGTGATGTCACAGGAAAAATTACAATATACTCTTCCTCCTTTACTTCAATGGTGGCAAGGAACGCTCAATGCATCTCTTTCTAACCATTTTATTATTCACACCACCGGTAAGGCTATAGTATTCAGAGCATACTAA
- a CDS encoding glutamine synthetase III — translation MSKLRFRVVETAFKKKAIEIQAPAERPSEYFGKYVFNKAKMFKYLPTKVYQSLMDAMDNGTPLNRDIANAVAAGMQKWALEMGATHYTHWFHPLTEGTAEKHDAFVEHDGKGGMIEEFSGKLLIQQEPDASSFPSGGIRNTFEARGYSAWDPSSPAFIVGDTLCIPTIFIAYTGESLDYKAPLLKALQAVNKAAVDVVNYFNPEVKKVICNLGWEQEYFLVDEGLYAARPDLLLTGRTLMGHESSKNQQLEDHYFGAIPTRVTAFMTDLEIESLKLGIPVKTRHNEVAPNQFELAPIFEECNLANDHNLLVMALMRKLARRHGFRVLLHEKPFKGINGSGKHNNWSLGTDNGILLLGPGKTSEENLRFVTFVANVLMAVYRHNGLLKASISSATNAHRLGANEAPPAIISSFLGKQLSQVLKHLAESTKDDLVSLSGKQGMKLDIPQIPELLIDNTDRNRTSPFAFTGNRFEFRAVGSEANCASAMIALNAAVAEQLVTFKKEVDALIEKGEPKISAILEIVRKYIIESKAIHFDGNGYSDEWKQEALKRGLDCETSVPVIFDNYLKESSIKMFEATGVMTKVELEARNEVKWETYTKKIQIEARVLGDLAMNHIIPIATKYQSQLIDNVYKMKDLFPGEKANSLSAKNLEIIEDIAKRTIFIKEKVDEMIETRKAANVIEEEREKAIVYHDKIVPMLEEIRYHIDKLELVVDDQLWTLPKYRELLFIR, via the coding sequence ATGTCAAAACTTAGATTCAGAGTAGTAGAAACTGCTTTCAAGAAGAAAGCAATTGAAATTCAAGCTCCAGCAGAAAGACCTTCCGAGTATTTCGGTAAGTATGTGTTTAACAAAGCAAAAATGTTTAAGTATCTTCCAACCAAGGTATACCAGTCATTGATGGATGCAATGGATAATGGTACTCCACTAAACAGGGATATTGCTAATGCTGTTGCTGCAGGAATGCAAAAATGGGCATTGGAAATGGGAGCTACTCACTACACTCACTGGTTCCATCCATTGACAGAAGGTACTGCTGAAAAGCATGATGCTTTCGTAGAACATGATGGCAAAGGTGGCATGATTGAAGAATTTAGTGGCAAACTACTTATTCAACAAGAACCTGATGCTTCCAGCTTCCCAAGTGGTGGTATCCGTAACACATTCGAAGCTCGTGGTTATTCAGCATGGGATCCTTCATCTCCTGCATTTATCGTTGGTGACACATTGTGCATCCCAACTATCTTCATCGCATACACTGGTGAATCATTAGACTACAAAGCTCCTCTTTTAAAAGCTTTGCAAGCAGTAAACAAAGCTGCTGTTGACGTAGTTAACTACTTTAACCCAGAAGTTAAGAAAGTTATTTGTAACTTAGGTTGGGAACAAGAATATTTCCTTGTAGACGAAGGTCTTTATGCAGCTCGTCCAGACCTACTTTTAACAGGTCGTACTTTGATGGGTCACGAAAGTTCTAAAAACCAACAGCTAGAAGACCACTATTTCGGTGCAATTCCTACTCGTGTTACAGCTTTCATGACAGACCTTGAAATTGAAAGTTTAAAACTAGGTATTCCTGTTAAGACTCGTCACAATGAAGTTGCTCCTAATCAGTTTGAGCTTGCTCCTATCTTTGAGGAATGTAACTTGGCAAATGACCATAACTTATTAGTAATGGCTTTGATGCGTAAATTGGCTCGTCGCCACGGATTCCGCGTTTTATTACACGAAAAACCATTCAAAGGCATTAACGGATCAGGTAAACACAATAACTGGTCACTAGGTACTGATAATGGTATTTTATTATTAGGACCAGGTAAAACATCAGAAGAAAATCTTCGTTTTGTTACTTTCGTTGCAAACGTTTTGATGGCAGTATATCGCCACAACGGATTGTTAAAAGCAAGTATCTCTTCAGCAACTAATGCTCACCGTTTAGGAGCAAATGAAGCACCTCCTGCAATTATTTCTTCTTTCTTAGGAAAACAATTGTCACAGGTTCTGAAACATTTAGCTGAAAGTACTAAAGACGATTTAGTTAGCCTTAGCGGCAAACAAGGAATGAAGCTGGATATTCCACAGATTCCTGAATTGCTAATTGACAATACAGACCGTAACCGTACTTCTCCTTTTGCATTTACTGGTAACCGTTTCGAGTTCCGTGCAGTTGGTTCTGAAGCAAACTGTGCATCTGCAATGATTGCACTTAATGCTGCTGTTGCTGAACAATTAGTTACTTTCAAGAAAGAAGTGGATGCTCTGATTGAAAAAGGCGAGCCTAAAATCTCTGCTATCCTTGAAATCGTTCGTAAATATATTATTGAAAGCAAAGCTATCCACTTCGACGGAAACGGTTATAGCGACGAATGGAAACAAGAAGCATTGAAACGTGGTTTGGACTGCGAAACAAGCGTACCAGTTATCTTTGACAATTACCTGAAAGAAAGCAGCATTAAAATGTTCGAAGCTACAGGTGTAATGACTAAAGTAGAGTTGGAAGCACGTAACGAAGTTAAATGGGAAACTTACACAAAGAAGATTCAAATTGAAGCTCGTGTGTTAGGTGACTTAGCAATGAATCACATCATTCCTATTGCAACTAAATATCAGTCACAGTTGATTGACAATGTATATAAAATGAAAGACCTGTTCCCAGGAGAGAAAGCAAATTCACTTTCTGCTAAGAACTTGGAAATCATTGAAGACATTGCTAAGAGAACAATCTTCATCAAAGAAAAAGTTGATGAAATGATTGAAACTCGTAAAGCGGCTAATGTAATTGAAGAAGAACGTGAAAAAGCTATTGTATACCACGATAAAATCGTTCCTATGCTAGAAGAAATCCGTTACCATATTGACAAATTAGAACTTGTAGTCGATGACCAATTATGGACATTGCCTAAATATAGAGAATTATTATTTATTAGATAA
- a CDS encoding LL-diaminopimelate aminotransferase produces MALVNENFLKLPGSYLFSDIAKKVNTFKITHPKQDVIRLGIGDVTQPLPEAVISAMHKAVEELAVKETFRGYGPEQGYNFLIETIIKNDYASRGINLDPSEVFINDGAKSDTGNIGDILRQDNSVGITDPVYPVYIDSNVMAGRAGDLVDGKWSNLVYIPCLSENNFIPQIPDRRIDMLYLCYPNNPTGTTLSKEELKKWVNYALENDTLILYDAAYEAYIQEADVPHSIYEIKGAKKVAIEFRSFSKTAGFTGVRCGYTVVPKELNAVTIDGERVSLNKLWNRRQCTKFNGTSYITQRAAEAIYTPEGKKQVKEIINYYMTNAKIMKEGVESTGLKVYGGVNAPYLWVKTPNGTSSWKFFEQLLYEANIVGTPGVGFGPSGEGYLRLTAFGAREDCVEAMRRLRNWIK; encoded by the coding sequence ATGGCATTAGTAAACGAAAATTTTTTAAAACTACCGGGAAGCTATCTATTCTCGGACATTGCAAAAAAAGTAAATACGTTTAAAATTACCCATCCAAAACAAGATGTTATCCGTTTGGGTATTGGTGACGTAACCCAACCACTTCCTGAAGCTGTAATTTCAGCAATGCATAAAGCCGTGGAAGAATTGGCAGTAAAAGAAACTTTCCGTGGATACGGACCAGAACAAGGATATAACTTCCTAATTGAAACAATCATTAAGAATGATTATGCGAGCAGAGGAATTAACCTTGATCCAAGCGAAGTCTTTATCAATGACGGAGCAAAAAGCGATACTGGAAATATTGGAGACATTCTTCGCCAGGATAACAGTGTGGGAATAACAGACCCTGTATATCCGGTTTATATTGACTCAAATGTAATGGCTGGCCGAGCAGGAGATTTAGTTGATGGAAAATGGAGCAATTTAGTTTATATTCCATGTTTAAGTGAAAACAACTTTATTCCTCAGATTCCTGATAGAAGAATAGATATGCTGTACCTTTGCTATCCAAACAACCCTACTGGTACAACTTTATCAAAAGAAGAATTAAAGAAATGGGTTAATTATGCTTTGGAGAATGATACACTTATTCTGTATGATGCAGCATATGAAGCATATATCCAGGAAGCAGATGTTCCTCATTCAATTTATGAAATCAAGGGTGCTAAGAAAGTGGCCATAGAATTCAGAAGTTTCTCTAAAACAGCAGGCTTCACCGGAGTAAGATGCGGATATACTGTTGTTCCAAAAGAATTAAATGCAGTAACTATAGATGGTGAGCGTGTTTCATTAAACAAACTATGGAACAGAAGACAATGTACTAAGTTCAACGGTACATCATACATCACTCAAAGAGCTGCAGAAGCAATATATACTCCTGAAGGGAAAAAACAAGTTAAGGAAATAATTAATTATTATATGACCAATGCCAAGATCATGAAAGAAGGTGTTGAGTCAACAGGATTAAAAGTTTACGGAGGCGTAAATGCACCTTATCTTTGGGTGAAAACACCTAATGGAACATCATCATGGAAGTTCTTTGAGCAGCTACTTTATGAAGCAAATATAGTAGGTACTCCAGGAGTTGGATTCGGTCCTAGCGGAGAAGGATACCTTCGGTTAACCGCCTTTGGTGCCCGCGAAGATTGTGTGGAAGCCATGAGGAGATTACGGAACTGGATTAAATAA
- the dapF gene encoding diaminopimelate epimerase yields the protein MANLIKFTKMHGAGNDYIYVNTLEYPINHPEKFAIKWSAPHTGIGSDGLVLIGKSPIADFSMRIFNADGSEAMMCGNASRCIGKYLYDNKLTDKTDITLDTLSGIKYLKLIISDGKVSKVSVNMGSPKLEEVMIDGKPENMISKEFTVNNQTYKATAISMGNPHLVIYIDDIEKIDLPTVGPILENHPLFPGRINVEFAQKLENNKVRMRVWERGSGITMACGTGACATAVAGSIIGETGRDVEIIMDGGSLNIKWDEETDNVFMTGEAVTVFEGELAL from the coding sequence ATGGCAAACTTGATTAAATTCACAAAGATGCACGGTGCGGGTAATGATTATATTTATGTTAATACATTGGAATATCCCATTAATCATCCGGAAAAATTTGCTATCAAATGGAGTGCGCCTCACACAGGAATTGGTTCAGACGGATTAGTCTTAATCGGAAAATCTCCAATTGCAGATTTCAGTATGCGTATCTTTAACGCTGATGGTTCTGAAGCTATGATGTGTGGTAATGCATCTCGTTGCATAGGTAAATATCTTTATGATAATAAATTGACTGATAAAACAGATATAACTTTAGATACTCTTTCAGGAATTAAATACCTAAAACTTATCATATCCGACGGTAAGGTTTCAAAAGTTTCTGTAAATATGGGCTCACCTAAGTTAGAAGAAGTGATGATTGACGGTAAGCCTGAGAACATGATATCTAAAGAATTTACAGTCAACAATCAAACATACAAAGCTACTGCAATTTCAATGGGAAATCCTCATCTGGTAATTTACATAGATGATATTGAAAAGATAGACCTACCTACTGTAGGACCAATATTAGAAAACCATCCTCTTTTCCCTGGCCGGATAAATGTGGAATTTGCACAGAAGCTGGAAAACAACAAGGTGAGAATGAGAGTATGGGAACGTGGTTCCGGAATTACAATGGCTTGCGGTACAGGTGCCTGCGCAACAGCAGTTGCTGGTTCCATCATTGGAGAAACAGGACGCGATGTTGAAATTATCATGGATGGTGGCAGTCTTAACATTAAGTGGGACGAAGAAACAGACAATGTATTTATGACTGGCGAAGCAGTCACAGTATTTGAAGGTGAACTAGCCCTTTAA